In one window of Cytophagaceae bacterium ABcell3 DNA:
- the rpsI gene encoding 30S ribosomal protein S9 yields the protein MEIVNTIGRRKTAVARVYLKPGSGKVLVNDRDIKEYFASDILNTIVNQPFAVLSEDGKYDVHVNVKGGGVGGQAEAIRMAISRALVEVDASNRPALKKEGFLTRDPRMVERKKYGRRKARRKFQFSKR from the coding sequence ATGGAAATAGTAAACACTATAGGAAGAAGAAAAACGGCTGTTGCCAGGGTATATCTTAAACCAGGTAGCGGTAAAGTTTTGGTAAATGATAGAGATATCAAGGAATATTTTGCTTCTGATATTCTAAACACAATTGTAAACCAGCCATTTGCAGTACTTTCAGAAGACGGAAAGTATGATGTACATGTAAATGTTAAAGGCGGCGGCGTAGGCGGCCAGGCTGAAGCTATTAGGATGGCTATATCAAGAGCCCTTGTTGAAGTTGACGCTTCAAACAGACCTGCTTTGAAAAAAGAAGGGTTCCTGACCAGAGATCCAAGAATGGTAGAAAGGAAGAAGTACGGTAGAAGAAAAGCTAGAAGGAAATTCCAGTTCAGCAAACGTTAA
- a CDS encoding response regulator transcription factor — MGNSQQKILIVDDEPDIVELLQYNLNKEGYDVKSASNGVDAIKLAKEFQPNLILMDIMMPQMDGISTVSQMRDLEVLKDTYIIFLTSRSEEYSEIAAFEAGANDFITKPIKPRALMSRISAYFKRDSQVVKDNNVVSEGDLTIDRGSYTVMKGDQKVVLPKKEFELLFFLASNPGTVYSRDELLKKIWGADVYVVARTVDVHIRKVREKLGDNCIHTVKGIGYKFSPDF; from the coding sequence ATGGGTAATTCGCAGCAAAAGATTCTAATTGTTGATGATGAACCTGATATTGTAGAGCTGCTTCAATACAACCTCAATAAGGAAGGCTATGATGTAAAATCCGCTTCAAACGGGGTGGATGCCATTAAGCTCGCCAAAGAGTTTCAGCCTAACCTTATCCTAATGGACATAATGATGCCGCAGATGGACGGCATTAGCACGGTATCTCAAATGAGGGATCTAGAAGTACTCAAGGACACTTATATCATTTTCCTTACTTCCCGCTCTGAAGAATATTCCGAAATTGCCGCTTTTGAGGCAGGAGCTAATGATTTCATTACAAAACCCATTAAACCTCGTGCGTTGATGAGTCGAATATCTGCTTATTTTAAAAGAGATAGCCAGGTTGTTAAGGATAACAATGTAGTATCTGAAGGAGATTTGACTATTGACAGGGGGAGTTACACTGTAATGAAAGGTGATCAAAAAGTGGTGCTGCCCAAAAAGGAATTTGAATTGTTGTTTTTTTTAGCCTCTAACCCCGGTACCGTTTACTCCCGCGATGAACTTCTCAAAAAAATTTGGGGCGCTGACGTTTATGTGGTAGCCAGGACCGTAGATGTACATATTAGAAAAGTCCGCGAAAAGCTGGGAGATAATTGCATTCACACAGTCAAGGGTATTGGATATAAATTTTCACCTGACTTCTGA
- the rpsB gene encoding 30S ribosomal protein S2, whose translation MANIEYKDLLNAGVHFGHLTRKWDPRMAPYIFMEKNGIHIIDLNKTIASLDEASAAIKNIVRSGRKVLFVATKKQAKEIVAEEARRLKMPYATERWLGGMLTNFATVRKSLKKMSSIDKLMKDEAYKNLAKRERLTITREREKLDRVLGGISDLTRLPAALFIVDAKKEHIAVKEAKKLNIPVFAIVDTNSDPTSIDFPIPGNDDAYKSVAILTQAIGKAIEEGLAERKKEKDEKALQEEESRKKEVDSKGAQS comes from the coding sequence ATGGCAAATATAGAATATAAAGACTTATTAAATGCAGGTGTACACTTTGGACACTTGACTAGAAAGTGGGATCCGCGTATGGCTCCATATATCTTCATGGAGAAGAATGGAATTCATATCATAGATCTTAATAAAACTATTGCTTCTCTTGACGAAGCTTCCGCTGCTATTAAAAACATTGTTCGCTCGGGAAGAAAAGTCCTTTTTGTTGCGACCAAAAAACAAGCTAAGGAAATCGTTGCTGAAGAAGCAAGAAGGTTGAAAATGCCTTACGCTACTGAAAGATGGTTAGGTGGTATGCTTACCAACTTTGCTACAGTTAGAAAATCTCTGAAAAAAATGTCGTCAATCGATAAGCTTATGAAAGATGAAGCTTATAAGAACTTGGCTAAAAGAGAAAGACTTACTATTACCCGTGAAAGAGAAAAGCTTGACAGGGTACTAGGTGGTATTTCTGATCTTACAAGATTGCCGGCTGCTTTGTTTATTGTAGATGCTAAAAAAGAGCATATTGCTGTAAAAGAAGCTAAAAAACTTAATATCCCTGTTTTCGCTATCGTTGATACAAACAGTGACCCTACTAGTATTGACTTCCCAATACCTGGTAATGATGATGCTTACAAATCAGTAGCTATCCTTACTCAGGCTATCGGTAAAGCAATCGAAGAAGGTCTTGCTGAAAGAAAGAAAGAGAAGGACGAAAAGGCGCTTCAGGAAGAAGAATCTCGTAAAAAAGAAGTTGACTCTAAAGGCGCTCAATCTTGA
- a CDS encoding leucine-rich repeat domain-containing protein has translation MSAIGEFTNAISLKPDFAEAYYHRAYAKDLLGKKMGFMSTELCADFVEALRLGKLESAAKLERACMGECYPLSTALKDPENVYCADFSEKELSDLPEGAEKLVFLVKLDINDNNITTLSDNFGKLPNLVSLDLSKNKLENITPVIGELANLRELSLNKNRIKSLPAEFGNLKHLKTLNLRQNGLTDLPRTIAMLSSLENLDLALNQLEKLPVEIANLKNLRTLTLVGNDIPKKEQEKIINLLPNTTIYFE, from the coding sequence ATGTCAGCCATTGGTGAGTTTACCAATGCCATAAGCCTAAAACCCGACTTTGCAGAAGCCTACTACCATAGGGCCTATGCTAAAGACCTATTAGGGAAAAAAATGGGTTTTATGAGCACAGAATTATGTGCAGACTTTGTAGAAGCCCTACGTTTAGGCAAACTAGAGTCTGCAGCAAAGCTAGAACGTGCATGTATGGGAGAATGCTACCCTTTAAGTACTGCATTAAAAGATCCTGAAAATGTATACTGCGCTGACTTTTCAGAAAAAGAGCTAAGCGATTTGCCTGAAGGAGCAGAAAAATTGGTATTTCTCGTAAAGCTTGACATAAACGACAACAACATTACGACACTTTCTGACAACTTTGGCAAGTTGCCAAACTTGGTTTCTTTAGATTTAAGCAAAAACAAATTAGAGAACATAACCCCAGTCATTGGCGAATTAGCAAACCTAAGAGAGTTGAGCCTGAACAAAAACAGGATCAAATCGCTACCAGCTGAATTTGGTAATTTAAAACACTTGAAAACATTAAACTTGCGCCAAAACGGGTTAACTGACTTACCAAGAACGATAGCTATGCTATCTTCATTAGAAAACCTAGATTTGGCATTAAACCAGTTAGAAAAGTTACCAGTGGAAATTGCTAACCTTAAAAACCTTAGAACACTGACACTGGTAGGAAATGATATCCCTAAAAAAGAGCAGGAAAAAATTATAAACTTGCTTCCGAACACAACAATATATTTTGAGTAA
- a CDS encoding DUF3108 domain-containing protein: MKRLFLLPGLLFILMSFTVTSDLPENTFDYQDVEQKNFAQGEVLKYKVHYGIIKAGEATMELSPKLYKVNDRVCYKATVFGRSTGAFDLMLRIRDTWGSYIDSDALVPQRSFRNIEEGKYRYKETVNYDHAGKRVEIEADKKGTIVHDTLEIKPSVQDMVSGYYYLRTLDFDSYETGDTLTVDAFFEDKLYDFKLKYMGKGEVSTKFGKVDGILLTPIMPDNDLFKGGESIKFWVTDDKNRIPIKIEAELFLGSVAMDLEKYEGLRHPVNFRKK; encoded by the coding sequence ATGAAAAGACTGTTTTTGCTTCCGGGACTTTTGTTCATTCTTATGTCATTTACAGTAACTTCAGACCTGCCTGAAAATACTTTTGACTATCAAGATGTAGAGCAAAAGAATTTTGCTCAGGGGGAGGTGCTTAAGTATAAAGTGCATTATGGTATTATAAAGGCCGGAGAGGCCACTATGGAACTCTCTCCTAAACTTTATAAAGTCAACGACAGGGTTTGCTACAAAGCCACAGTTTTTGGGAGGTCTACCGGTGCTTTTGATCTCATGTTGCGCATTAGAGATACCTGGGGCTCTTATATCGATTCAGACGCTTTGGTTCCACAGCGGTCTTTTAGAAATATTGAAGAAGGAAAGTATCGCTACAAAGAAACTGTAAATTATGACCATGCGGGTAAGCGTGTTGAGATAGAGGCGGATAAAAAAGGAACTATTGTACATGATACGCTGGAAATTAAACCTAGTGTCCAGGATATGGTCAGTGGGTATTACTATTTAAGGACGCTGGATTTTGACAGTTATGAAACCGGTGACACTTTGACTGTAGATGCTTTTTTTGAGGATAAGCTTTACGACTTTAAACTGAAATATATGGGCAAAGGCGAAGTGTCTACTAAGTTTGGAAAGGTAGATGGTATTTTGCTAACACCTATTATGCCGGACAACGACCTGTTTAAGGGCGGGGAAAGTATCAAGTTTTGGGTTACCGATGATAAGAACAGGATTCCGATTAAAATTGAAGCTGAATTGTTTTTGGGTTCCGTGGCTATGGACCTGGAAAAATATGAAGGACTCCGCCACCCGGTAAATTTCAGAAAAAAATAA
- a CDS encoding ATP-binding protein: MFFNSKVLAFLIALGATLSFIFFLSIFPGLLQESVWLLVVTFLLSFISAFLVLKYVIFREIEKIHSLLENIQRKEYDLDIGANIKDDNPLGLLKKEIAEFAETKQKEINELKKLETFRREFLADVSHELKTPIFAAQGFVHTLLDGAVEDLSVRDNFLNKAVRSLDGLNILVEDLITISQLESGDIKMNFTHFDIHKLTEEVYDQLEDTAMKRGTKLKFYKFSPKSCYVYADKNRIRQVLTNLIVNAVKYGKDKGTVSVSFAVENKNVYTSVKDNGPGIEQYHLNRIFERFYRVDKSRSREKGGTGLGLAIVKHILEAHDSRIYVSSKVGEGSIFSFKLKKGKVINQERDEDDEKD; the protein is encoded by the coding sequence ATGTTTTTTAACTCCAAAGTGTTGGCTTTTCTAATCGCCTTGGGTGCAACACTAAGTTTTATTTTTTTCCTTTCTATTTTCCCCGGCCTGCTCCAAGAGTCTGTATGGCTACTTGTCGTTACATTTCTGCTTTCTTTTATTTCTGCTTTCCTGGTGCTTAAATATGTTATTTTTAGAGAAATTGAAAAAATTCATTCCCTGCTCGAAAACATTCAAAGGAAAGAATATGATCTTGATATAGGGGCTAATATTAAAGACGATAACCCTTTAGGCTTGTTAAAGAAAGAAATTGCAGAGTTTGCCGAGACAAAACAGAAAGAAATAAATGAACTCAAAAAATTAGAGACTTTCCGTAGAGAGTTTTTGGCAGACGTTTCCCATGAGTTGAAAACACCTATATTTGCAGCACAAGGTTTTGTCCATACCTTGTTGGACGGAGCTGTCGAAGATTTAAGTGTTAGGGACAACTTTTTGAACAAAGCCGTACGCAGTCTAGATGGGCTGAACATTTTGGTAGAGGATCTAATAACTATATCCCAATTGGAAAGTGGGGATATTAAAATGAATTTCACGCATTTTGATATCCATAAGCTAACAGAAGAGGTTTATGATCAATTGGAGGACACTGCCATGAAGCGGGGAACGAAACTTAAGTTCTACAAGTTCTCGCCTAAATCTTGTTACGTATATGCAGATAAGAACAGAATCAGGCAGGTGCTCACCAATCTCATTGTGAATGCCGTAAAATATGGGAAAGACAAAGGTACCGTATCGGTTTCTTTTGCTGTGGAGAATAAAAATGTGTATACGTCCGTAAAGGACAATGGCCCGGGTATTGAACAATATCATTTGAACAGAATTTTCGAGCGCTTCTACAGGGTAGACAAAAGTCGCTCCAGAGAAAAAGGTGGAACAGGATTGGGGTTGGCCATTGTAAAACACATTTTGGAAGCTCATGATTCTAGAATCTATGTGTCCAGCAAAGTGGGCGAAGGGTCTATTTTCTCATTTAAACTCAAAAAAGGTAAAGTAATAAATCAAGAAAGGGATGAAGATGACGAAAAGGATTAA
- a CDS encoding aminopeptidase P N-terminal domain-containing protein, whose amino-acid sequence MKYEIINSDLFKSNRKNYAEFLKPESIAIFVSNDIFPTNADGTMPFKQNSDLFYLSGIDQEETTLVVCPDYYNHNYQEMLFVKETNEHIAVWEGNKLTKKEVSERSGISSVYWTSEFESIVSVIIPECKNIYLNANEHSRASKTLDTKQDKFIEWCKKNFPLHNYERSAPIMHKLRAVKSPLEIALIQKACNITEKAFKRVLEFVKPNVAEYEIEAEILHEFIRNRSRGPAYAPIIASGKNACILHYTENSGTCKDGELILMDIGAEYANYASDLTRTIPVNGKFSPRQKEVYEAVLRVLKKATSMLEVGNNLIDYHKEVGKLMESELIGLGLLNKEDIAKQDPNKPLYKKYFMHGTSHYLGLDVHDVGARNRPFESGMVFTCEPGIYIREEGIGIRLENDILITKDGPVNLMKNIPIEIEEIESLMNQ is encoded by the coding sequence ATGAAATACGAAATTATAAATTCAGACCTTTTCAAAAGTAACAGAAAAAACTATGCCGAATTTCTAAAACCCGAATCTATAGCAATATTCGTTTCCAATGATATTTTCCCCACCAATGCTGACGGCACTATGCCTTTTAAGCAAAACAGTGACCTTTTTTACCTTAGTGGGATAGACCAAGAAGAAACCACTCTTGTGGTTTGTCCTGATTATTATAATCACAACTACCAAGAAATGCTATTTGTTAAAGAAACCAATGAACATATAGCAGTATGGGAAGGAAACAAACTTACCAAAAAGGAAGTTTCAGAAAGATCTGGGATTTCTTCTGTTTATTGGACTTCGGAATTTGAGAGCATAGTATCTGTTATAATTCCAGAGTGCAAAAACATATATTTAAATGCCAATGAACATAGTAGGGCATCAAAAACACTGGACACCAAACAAGATAAATTTATAGAGTGGTGCAAAAAGAATTTTCCGCTCCACAATTATGAGCGTTCGGCACCAATTATGCATAAACTTAGGGCAGTAAAATCGCCGCTTGAAATCGCACTGATTCAAAAAGCTTGTAATATTACAGAGAAGGCGTTTAAAAGAGTACTGGAATTTGTTAAACCCAACGTAGCTGAATACGAAATTGAAGCAGAAATCCTTCATGAGTTTATCAGAAACCGCTCCAGAGGACCTGCGTATGCGCCTATTATTGCTTCTGGGAAAAACGCCTGTATTCTCCACTACACAGAAAATTCAGGCACCTGTAAAGACGGTGAGCTTATACTCATGGATATAGGTGCAGAATACGCCAATTATGCTTCAGACTTAACCCGCACCATTCCTGTAAACGGTAAATTCTCTCCAAGACAAAAAGAAGTTTATGAGGCCGTGCTCAGGGTGTTGAAAAAAGCAACTTCTATGTTAGAGGTAGGCAACAACCTAATAGACTACCATAAAGAGGTGGGGAAACTAATGGAGTCAGAACTCATCGGGCTGGGCCTTTTGAACAAAGAAGATATAGCCAAACAAGATCCAAATAAACCGCTGTATAAGAAATACTTTATGCACGGAACCTCTCATTATTTAGGCTTAGACGTACACGATGTGGGAGCAAGAAACAGGCCTTTCGAATCTGGCATGGTATTCACTTGCGAACCAGGCATCTATATTAGAGAAGAAGGTATAGGCATACGTTTGGAGAATGATATCCTCATTACCAAAGATGGTCCTGTAAACTTAATGAAAAACATCCCGATCGAAATTGAAGAAATAGAAAGCTTGATGAACCAATAA
- a CDS encoding RNA pseudouridine synthase: protein MKMTKRINFKDIILFENEDYIVVNKPPFISTLDDRGLGTQNILSLAKEYHADSQVCHRIDKETSGILVIAKNAEAYRNLAMQFEHRQVEKVYHAVVNGVHDFKGILVDLPIYTLSRGVVKIDRLRGKEAQTIFNTIRAFKKHTLVECVPVTGRMHQIRVHLAQLEASIAGDEQYGGEPVYLSSLKKHFNLKKDTEERPVANRFALHAWSIEFRLPNGDILYYEAPYPKDFEVLVRQLGKYS, encoded by the coding sequence ATGAAGATGACGAAAAGGATTAATTTTAAAGATATTATTCTTTTTGAGAACGAAGATTATATAGTAGTTAACAAGCCCCCATTTATTTCTACACTCGACGACCGTGGGCTGGGTACACAAAATATATTAAGTCTGGCCAAAGAGTATCACGCCGACAGTCAAGTTTGTCACCGTATTGACAAAGAGACATCAGGTATTTTGGTAATTGCCAAAAATGCTGAGGCTTACCGTAATCTTGCCATGCAGTTTGAACACAGACAGGTAGAAAAAGTATACCATGCGGTAGTAAATGGAGTACATGATTTTAAGGGTATTCTCGTAGACCTACCTATTTATACCTTGTCAAGGGGAGTGGTTAAGATAGACCGCTTGAGGGGCAAAGAAGCCCAAACCATCTTCAATACCATACGTGCGTTTAAAAAACATACGCTGGTAGAATGTGTGCCAGTAACAGGTAGGATGCACCAAATCAGAGTCCATTTAGCGCAGTTGGAAGCTTCTATTGCCGGAGATGAACAATATGGGGGAGAGCCTGTTTATTTATCGTCGCTTAAAAAGCATTTTAACTTAAAGAAAGATACAGAAGAGCGTCCGGTGGCCAACCGCTTTGCTTTACATGCTTGGTCTATTGAGTTCAGGCTGCCTAATGGGGACATACTTTATTATGAAGCCCCTTATCCCAAAGATTTTGAAGTACTGGTTCGCCAGTTGGGAAAGTACAGCTGA
- the rplM gene encoding 50S ribosomal protein L13, which yields MDSVSFKTVSVNKETANKEWVVVDAKSAVLGRLASRVAAIIRGKNKPSYTPNVDCGDNVIVINADKIKLTGKKWTDKVYVRHTTYPGGQRFTTPRQLKQKSSTLIIEKAVKGMLPKNRLGRALFNNLYVYEGAEHPHAAQTPKEIKL from the coding sequence ATGGACAGCGTAAGTTTTAAGACTGTTTCCGTCAACAAAGAGACAGCAAACAAAGAGTGGGTAGTAGTAGATGCAAAATCTGCTGTACTGGGAAGGTTGGCTAGTCGCGTGGCCGCCATTATAAGAGGTAAAAACAAGCCTTCTTATACGCCAAACGTCGATTGTGGTGATAATGTGATCGTTATCAATGCTGACAAAATCAAACTGACCGGAAAAAAATGGACAGACAAGGTTTATGTTAGGCACACAACTTATCCTGGTGGACAGAGATTTACAACCCCAAGACAGTTAAAGCAAAAGTCTTCAACATTAATTATTGAAAAAGCTGTAAAAGGTATGCTTCCTAAGAACAGACTGGGCAGAGCTTTATTTAATAACCTTTATGTATACGAAGGCGCAGAGCATCCACATGCAGCCCAAACACCAAAAGAAATAAAATTATAA
- a CDS encoding aminopeptidase has protein sequence MIKKIVKVLLLLVVVLLAVFYESVWYGLNQARGQMNILFSAKPIEEFLSDEHYPDSLKNKILLVQELREFSFDSLGLKRNANYTTLFDQQGKPILWIVTASEPYELKAKEWCFPILGCFSYKGFFEYEKAVKEADKLKAKGMDVSIDEVEGWSTLGWFKDPILSNMLNRSVGNLANLIIHELTHGTLYVKNNVEYNENLASFVGDQGALIFLEQKYGVDSKEYEQYLNGKEMHEAYSQRVLRNGERLDSLYNSFSADLEIGEKERLKQALLKDIRGDLQEFFDSYKKVNPRFYAKVEKLNNTYFLDYRRYRQKQDMFEQEFREKFDSDFKRYMEYLKDTYPSL, from the coding sequence GTGATAAAAAAGATCGTTAAAGTTTTGCTCCTGCTGGTAGTTGTACTATTGGCTGTTTTTTATGAATCTGTATGGTATGGACTGAACCAGGCCAGGGGGCAGATGAATATTCTGTTCAGTGCTAAACCTATAGAGGAGTTCCTTTCCGACGAGCATTATCCTGATTCACTCAAAAACAAGATATTGCTTGTCCAAGAGCTTAGGGAATTTTCTTTCGATTCTTTGGGGTTAAAACGAAATGCTAATTATACCACACTGTTTGACCAGCAAGGAAAACCTATTTTATGGATCGTTACTGCCAGTGAACCTTATGAACTTAAAGCGAAGGAATGGTGCTTCCCTATACTTGGGTGCTTTTCATATAAAGGGTTCTTTGAATATGAAAAAGCCGTGAAAGAGGCCGATAAGCTTAAGGCGAAAGGAATGGATGTGTCAATAGATGAAGTAGAAGGCTGGTCGACCTTAGGTTGGTTTAAAGACCCTATATTAAGCAATATGCTTAACCGCTCTGTTGGAAACCTGGCCAACCTGATTATTCACGAGCTTACACATGGCACCCTTTACGTAAAGAATAACGTAGAATATAATGAAAACTTAGCAAGTTTTGTAGGCGACCAGGGTGCATTGATTTTCCTTGAACAGAAATATGGCGTGGACAGCAAAGAGTATGAGCAGTACCTGAATGGCAAGGAGATGCATGAGGCTTATTCCCAACGGGTACTAAGGAATGGCGAGCGGTTGGATAGTTTGTATAACTCTTTTTCGGCAGACTTGGAAATAGGGGAAAAAGAACGTTTGAAGCAAGCGCTCCTGAAAGACATTAGAGGTGACCTACAAGAGTTTTTTGATAGCTATAAAAAAGTTAACCCTAGGTTTTACGCCAAGGTTGAAAAGTTAAACAATACTTATTTTCTTGATTATCGTAGATATAGGCAAAAGCAGGACATGTTCGAACAAGAGTTTCGTGAAAAATTTGATTCGGATTTTAAACGCTATATGGAATACTTAAAGGATACATATCCTTCGTTATAA
- the tsf gene encoding translation elongation factor Ts: protein MAITAQDVNKLRQMTGAGMMDCKKALTEANGDFEAAIDILRKKGQKVSAARSDKEASEGSVFVKTNEDSTEGVIVALNCETDFVAKNEEFQNLGNALVEKAFSEKPANVEELLTISVDGRPLKDHITDLIGKIGEKVEVSAYERLSGDKVVPYIHYGSKLGVLVSLKGVNGADVTEVGKDVAMQIAAMKPIAVDKDDVDTEVVNREIEIGKDQARAEGKPEAMLEKIALGKLNKFYKENTLLNQQFVKDNSKTIAQVLSEVTKGLTVKEFKRIAIGS, encoded by the coding sequence ATGGCCATTACTGCACAAGACGTTAACAAACTCAGGCAAATGACTGGCGCGGGTATGATGGACTGTAAAAAAGCCCTTACCGAAGCCAACGGAGATTTTGAAGCTGCTATTGACATCCTTAGAAAAAAAGGTCAGAAAGTTTCTGCAGCACGTTCTGACAAGGAAGCTTCTGAAGGTTCCGTGTTTGTAAAAACCAACGAAGACAGTACTGAAGGTGTAATCGTTGCTCTTAACTGCGAAACTGATTTCGTAGCTAAAAACGAAGAATTCCAAAACCTTGGAAATGCACTTGTTGAAAAAGCGTTTTCTGAAAAGCCTGCTAACGTTGAAGAGCTTCTTACAATTTCTGTAGATGGAAGACCTCTGAAAGACCATATTACTGACTTGATCGGTAAAATTGGTGAAAAAGTAGAGGTGAGTGCTTATGAGCGCTTAAGCGGTGACAAAGTGGTTCCTTATATCCACTATGGCTCTAAACTTGGAGTACTTGTTTCTCTTAAAGGTGTTAACGGTGCTGATGTTACTGAAGTAGGTAAAGATGTGGCTATGCAAATCGCTGCGATGAAACCTATTGCTGTAGACAAAGATGATGTAGATACTGAAGTGGTAAACCGTGAAATTGAAATAGGTAAAGACCAAGCAAGAGCAGAAGGTAAGCCTGAAGCTATGCTTGAAAAAATTGCTCTTGGTAAACTGAACAAGTTCTACAAAGAAAATACCTTGCTAAATCAGCAATTTGTTAAAGATAATTCTAAAACTATCGCTCAAGTACTTAGTGAAGTTACTAAGGGGCTTACAGTTAAAGAATTTAAAAGAATTGCTATTGGCAGTTAA
- a CDS encoding TlpA disulfide reductase family protein, which produces MSFIDLKRTLAVIAFFVLPTVVLAKGITIEGSFKNVGSASFIYLYQYVGPEILKKDSVAHKAGSFKFKIKEGLDRGLYRIGVSEEKSLTLVMGSESFSLIADLENLSQSPEISGSKENQAFYEYREFNEFYNQQVQELQDRAQELSGAKSSDPDTYNAEMSKLQVKLDSLNSAQRSEYQRLVNDNKDLLIGKIIGLFVQDPNVTKDNFFTKSFFEDPELARGDMILSKVSNYLQRFSDPKLDAWKRSFSELLNIAPKDSPGREALYISLVRLVLPYDQGYARQLAEGYAKEYPSSLVAPTLLASIPSGPPAKGDIAPDIVLDDPDGNTLKLSQLKGQVVLLDFWASWCGPCRMENPNVVKAYNKYKNKGFTVFSVSLDTDKQKWLKAIEKDNLSWDTHVSDLQGWQSEPAKLYQVKGIPATYLIGRDGKIEAVNLRGESLEKMLEEMLN; this is translated from the coding sequence ATGAGTTTCATTGATCTTAAAAGGACATTAGCTGTTATTGCCTTTTTTGTTTTGCCGACGGTTGTTTTGGCTAAAGGAATAACAATTGAAGGAAGTTTCAAAAATGTAGGTAGTGCTTCTTTTATTTACCTTTATCAATATGTTGGGCCGGAAATCTTGAAAAAAGATTCCGTTGCGCACAAAGCCGGTAGTTTCAAATTTAAAATCAAAGAAGGATTAGACCGCGGGTTATATAGAATAGGTGTGTCTGAAGAGAAATCCTTGACTTTGGTCATGGGGAGTGAATCATTTTCTTTGATCGCAGATTTGGAAAACTTGTCTCAGTCCCCAGAAATTTCCGGCTCTAAAGAAAATCAAGCTTTTTATGAGTACAGGGAGTTTAATGAATTTTACAACCAGCAGGTACAGGAGCTTCAGGATAGGGCGCAGGAGCTTAGTGGCGCAAAATCTTCCGATCCTGATACATATAATGCTGAAATGTCTAAGTTGCAGGTAAAGTTAGACTCGCTTAACAGTGCCCAAAGAAGCGAATATCAACGCTTGGTCAATGATAACAAAGATTTACTTATAGGGAAAATCATCGGTCTTTTTGTTCAAGACCCTAATGTGACAAAAGATAACTTTTTTACAAAGTCTTTCTTTGAAGATCCTGAGTTAGCCAGAGGGGATATGATTCTTTCAAAGGTGTCTAACTACTTACAGCGGTTTTCAGACCCTAAACTTGATGCGTGGAAAAGATCTTTTTCCGAACTACTAAACATAGCCCCTAAAGATTCACCAGGTCGAGAAGCCTTATACATCTCATTGGTTAGGTTAGTATTGCCTTACGATCAAGGCTATGCCCGTCAATTGGCTGAGGGATATGCCAAAGAATACCCTTCTTCTTTAGTTGCGCCAACCCTGTTGGCTTCTATTCCTTCAGGGCCTCCTGCTAAAGGAGATATAGCTCCTGACATCGTGTTGGACGATCCTGATGGCAATACCCTAAAACTTTCCCAACTAAAGGGGCAGGTAGTCTTACTGGACTTTTGGGCTTCTTGGTGTGGACCATGCAGAATGGAAAACCCTAATGTTGTCAAGGCGTACAATAAATATAAGAATAAAGGTTTTACAGTGTTCAGCGTATCTCTTGATACAGATAAGCAAAAGTGGCTTAAAGCTATAGAGAAAGATAACTTAAGCTGGGATACTCATGTATCTGATCTTCAGGGATGGCAATCTGAACCTGCCAAACTTTACCAAGTTAAAGGTATTCCTGCTACTTACCTTATTGGAAGAGATGGGAAGATTGAGGCTGTAAACCTGAGAGGGGAGAGCCTTGAGAAAATGTTAGAGGAAATGTTAAACTAA